The following proteins are co-located in the Echinicola sp. 20G genome:
- a CDS encoding glycosyl hydrolase, whose amino-acid sequence MVSGQNYASGMGLWLQEGFENPTAEAKARTWWHWISGNVSKKGITADLEAMKEVGIQEAQLFNVHLDFPHGPVEYLGEEWLDYFHFAAKEARRLNLELSFHNSSGWSSSGGPWITPENAMQTVVYSEVHIEGGDTYSELLPQPETRLNYYQDIAILAFPKPEKDIKIDGLDFKTLSGRIRNHLTPDTKEIPSTAMVDKEEVIDLTSKISKEGKLEWEVPKGEWVILRLGHTPTGKKNRPAIAGGIGLECDKMSKKAVEEHWKGGVQPVVNKLGDLIGTVVKNCLIDSYEVGTANWTAGFDREFERLRGYNGLMYLPTLAGYYIESGEETERFLWDFRRTIGDLIAENYYGYFGQLCHQAGMKFSVEPYWGPFDNMQVGATGDIVMCEFWSGGYPFFDSPKFVSSIAHLNGSVIVGAESFTGIGGWDEHPAKLKAIGDQAWAQGINRFIFHTYVHQPWDIGPGIALSYFGTDFNRLNTWWSQGKAFMDYIARSQFLLQQGKNVADVLVFTGDSSPNTAFLLPEIQSLGYDYDLIGANKLGSLKVENGQIHTSVGGNYRVLVLPDMEWIRPETLKKIEKLVKAGAMVIGTKTKKSPSLSGYPECDDIVAQIAEELWDKGLIKDITIEEYLKNTSLPPDFTVDQGNPLGISFIHRKAKEADIYFIANAQNQSRDMVFRFRVSGKKPEIWNAETGEMIALAEWRENPDGTTSVPLLLKQEEAVFVVFEEPNQLIEHLIKTETNLIRAKPQPLLNLEILKAEYGTFLQEGLVDITGLVSDEIKNNRLEITANRQLCDCDPAMGYTKELRVKYSIRDSIGITKSMEREEVKIDAGAKGDLKIIRALFGKFKQETIGVPEHFQTHDVTQKIKNILSSGVLEIPVNDELIDSVGREGRNKMLKISYSTSGETYSITIPEGEILHLSKESPEPRVIIQDDAVNWISPYPGTMTYATSKGKIQNVQVKSLPAPIELAGNWKVSFPIKQDVSEMVEVNALSSWADFPEETIRYFSGTATYSKEFDLLDSYLMEGHTLELDLGSVGVIAEVIVNGENVGILWKAPFRVNIEDFVKEGENILEVRITNLWPNRLIGDEHLPLDYEREGNQIKSLPQWLVSKSERPSKRTTFSSYKHWNKDSILKTSGLLGPVVIRCYQQVKVLDLSN is encoded by the coding sequence ATGGTAAGTGGACAAAATTATGCTTCTGGCATGGGGCTTTGGCTTCAAGAGGGGTTTGAAAACCCCACAGCTGAAGCCAAAGCCCGAACTTGGTGGCATTGGATCAGTGGGAATGTGTCGAAAAAAGGAATCACAGCCGATCTTGAAGCCATGAAAGAAGTGGGTATTCAGGAGGCACAACTTTTCAATGTTCATTTGGACTTTCCACATGGACCAGTGGAATACCTAGGTGAGGAATGGTTGGATTATTTTCACTTTGCTGCCAAAGAAGCAAGGCGACTGAATTTAGAGCTTTCATTTCATAATAGTTCAGGCTGGTCTTCCAGTGGAGGGCCTTGGATCACTCCGGAAAATGCCATGCAAACGGTGGTTTACAGCGAAGTGCATATTGAGGGAGGGGATACTTATAGCGAACTTTTGCCCCAGCCAGAAACTAGACTAAATTATTATCAGGACATCGCCATATTGGCTTTCCCAAAACCGGAAAAGGACATTAAGATCGACGGCTTGGACTTTAAGACTTTATCAGGGCGGATAAGGAACCACTTGACCCCTGATACCAAAGAAATCCCTAGTACCGCTATGGTCGATAAAGAGGAGGTTATTGACCTTACATCCAAAATTTCAAAGGAAGGCAAATTGGAGTGGGAAGTTCCAAAAGGAGAATGGGTAATTCTAAGGCTTGGCCATACACCTACGGGGAAAAAGAACCGTCCTGCTATAGCCGGCGGCATTGGTTTGGAATGCGATAAGATGAGCAAGAAGGCAGTAGAGGAGCATTGGAAGGGAGGAGTTCAGCCCGTAGTCAATAAACTTGGGGATCTTATCGGTACTGTGGTCAAAAATTGTCTAATCGATAGTTATGAGGTGGGAACCGCCAACTGGACTGCCGGATTCGATAGGGAGTTCGAGAGGTTAAGAGGGTATAATGGTCTTATGTATTTACCAACATTGGCCGGGTATTATATAGAGAGTGGAGAAGAAACAGAGCGTTTCCTATGGGATTTCCGCCGTACGATAGGGGATTTGATAGCGGAGAATTATTACGGCTATTTTGGTCAATTGTGCCATCAGGCCGGGATGAAGTTCTCCGTAGAGCCCTATTGGGGACCATTTGATAATATGCAGGTAGGAGCAACAGGTGATATCGTCATGTGTGAGTTTTGGAGTGGTGGATACCCTTTTTTCGATTCTCCAAAGTTTGTATCCTCCATAGCACATTTGAATGGTAGTGTTATTGTAGGTGCAGAATCCTTTACCGGGATCGGAGGCTGGGATGAACATCCTGCCAAATTAAAGGCCATTGGGGATCAAGCTTGGGCTCAAGGCATCAATCGGTTTATTTTCCATACCTATGTTCATCAACCTTGGGATATTGGTCCGGGTATAGCCCTTAGTTATTTTGGAACTGATTTTAATCGATTGAATACTTGGTGGAGCCAGGGAAAGGCGTTTATGGATTATATAGCGAGGTCCCAGTTTTTATTACAGCAAGGAAAAAATGTTGCTGATGTATTGGTATTTACAGGAGATTCGTCACCGAATACAGCTTTTCTTTTGCCGGAAATCCAATCCCTGGGCTATGATTATGATTTGATAGGAGCCAACAAACTAGGATCGCTGAAAGTTGAAAATGGGCAAATCCATACTTCTGTTGGAGGAAATTACCGGGTATTGGTTTTGCCGGATATGGAATGGATAAGACCTGAAACTTTGAAAAAGATAGAAAAGTTGGTAAAAGCAGGGGCCATGGTAATAGGAACAAAAACTAAAAAATCCCCCAGCTTGAGTGGATATCCTGAATGTGATGACATAGTGGCTCAAATAGCTGAGGAATTATGGGATAAGGGACTTATAAAAGACATAACCATCGAGGAATATCTTAAAAATACTTCTTTGCCACCAGACTTTACGGTGGATCAGGGAAACCCGTTAGGTATTAGCTTTATCCATCGGAAAGCAAAGGAAGCGGATATCTACTTTATTGCCAATGCCCAAAACCAAAGTAGGGATATGGTATTTCGTTTCCGGGTCTCAGGGAAAAAGCCCGAAATTTGGAATGCTGAAACCGGAGAAATGATAGCGTTGGCAGAGTGGCGGGAAAATCCAGATGGAACAACCAGTGTACCGCTACTTTTAAAACAAGAAGAAGCGGTTTTTGTGGTGTTTGAGGAACCTAACCAATTGATTGAGCACCTTATAAAAACAGAAACTAACCTAATTCGAGCCAAGCCTCAGCCTTTGTTGAATTTGGAAATACTCAAAGCTGAATATGGTACATTTTTGCAGGAAGGATTAGTTGATATTACCGGTTTGGTTTCTGATGAAATTAAGAATAACCGGCTTGAAATCACCGCCAACAGGCAGTTGTGTGATTGTGATCCTGCAATGGGATATACTAAAGAATTGCGGGTGAAGTATTCTATACGTGATTCCATTGGGATTACCAAATCCATGGAAAGGGAAGAAGTAAAAATTGATGCAGGAGCAAAGGGCGATTTAAAAATCATTCGGGCACTGTTCGGAAAATTCAAACAAGAGACCATAGGTGTACCTGAGCATTTTCAAACCCATGATGTGACCCAAAAGATAAAAAATATATTGTCCTCGGGAGTCTTGGAAATACCTGTAAACGATGAATTGATAGATAGTGTAGGTAGGGAAGGCAGAAATAAGATGTTGAAGATTTCTTACTCTACAAGTGGTGAAACGTACTCAATCACCATACCGGAAGGAGAAATACTTCATCTTTCAAAAGAGAGTCCTGAACCTAGGGTAATAATACAAGATGATGCAGTAAATTGGATAAGCCCTTATCCAGGTACAATGACCTACGCCACTTCAAAAGGAAAAATCCAGAACGTCCAGGTGAAGTCTTTACCAGCGCCGATTGAATTGGCAGGTAATTGGAAAGTGAGTTTTCCTATCAAGCAAGATGTTTCAGAAATGGTCGAAGTAAATGCTCTTTCTTCTTGGGCTGATTTTCCGGAAGAAACGATTCGTTATTTTTCTGGTACGGCCACCTATAGTAAGGAATTTGACTTGTTGGATAGCTATTTAATGGAAGGCCATACCTTAGAATTGGATCTGGGAAGTGTTGGGGTTATAGCCGAAGTAATCGTCAATGGGGAAAATGTGGGGATTTTATGGAAAGCTCCCTTTAGGGTCAATATTGAGGACTTTGTTAAGGAAGGAGAAAATATCCTTGAAGTACGAATTACCAATCTATGGCCGAACCGGTTAATTGGAGATGAGCACTTGCCATTGGATTATGAACGAGAGGGCAATCAAATTAAATCTTTGCCCCAGTGGCTGGTGTCTAAATCTGAACGTCCCTCAAAGCGTACAACCTTTTCTTCTTATAAACATTGGAATAAAGATTCTATACTGAAAACTTCCGGCTTATTAGGCCCCGTCGTCATTAGGTGTTACCAACAGGTAAAGGTTTTGGACTTGTCCAATTGA
- a CDS encoding sulfatase produces MKLKSLILAFFVALLFVNCTKKNAKSTNTTKKPNILFIAVDDLRPELNFYGSQNISSPNLDKFASESLVFNRAYCNIPVCGASRASLLTGTRPTRYRFIDARTRKDVDYPGAISLPALLKKNGYRTISNGKIYHHNNDDEQAWDQIWFPKGNIRDYQLQKNIALTEETGYGHPTESADVSDDVYFDGKIANKGIENLRKLKGSKNPFFLALGFMKPHLPFNAPKKYWDLYDPKEIKLPKNYHQPASTPSLAFHNFGELRKYSQVPKKGLLADDLAKELIHGYYASVSYVDAQIGRVLDELKKLNLDENTIVVLWGDHGWNLGDHKLWAKHSTFESALRTPLVLKVPGKTKGEKTEVITEYIDVYPTLCELIGIDVPETVEGISMAVILEGNPPEKNWGIAKFKDAVTIIKGDLFYTEWTDDNGLGYERMLFDHSNDPLELDNLAEKKEYENLVDSLAIELRNKWGKDFLVKTTY; encoded by the coding sequence ATGAAATTAAAAAGCCTTATACTCGCCTTTTTTGTAGCGCTGTTATTTGTCAATTGTACAAAAAAAAACGCAAAGTCAACCAATACGACAAAAAAGCCAAATATCCTGTTTATTGCGGTAGATGATTTGCGGCCAGAACTGAATTTTTATGGATCTCAGAACATTTCGTCTCCTAATCTGGATAAGTTTGCCAGTGAAAGTTTGGTATTTAATAGGGCCTATTGCAATATACCTGTCTGTGGTGCCTCTAGGGCCAGTCTACTTACAGGAACTCGCCCCACCCGTTATCGATTTATAGATGCGAGAACAAGAAAAGACGTAGATTATCCTGGAGCGATATCCTTGCCAGCGCTCTTGAAAAAGAATGGCTATCGGACTATCTCAAATGGTAAAATCTACCATCATAATAATGACGACGAGCAAGCCTGGGATCAGATTTGGTTTCCAAAGGGGAATATTCGTGATTATCAATTGCAAAAAAATATAGCTCTTACCGAAGAAACTGGCTATGGACACCCAACGGAATCGGCAGACGTATCAGATGATGTTTATTTTGATGGAAAAATAGCCAACAAAGGAATTGAAAACCTTCGAAAGCTAAAGGGGAGTAAGAACCCTTTTTTCCTAGCATTAGGCTTTATGAAACCTCACTTACCATTTAATGCACCAAAAAAATATTGGGATCTTTATGATCCCAAGGAAATTAAACTCCCAAAAAATTACCATCAGCCTGCCTCAACCCCGAGTTTAGCGTTTCATAATTTCGGAGAATTACGGAAATATAGTCAAGTTCCTAAAAAGGGGCTATTGGCTGATGATTTAGCAAAAGAACTCATTCATGGATATTATGCTTCAGTGAGTTATGTGGATGCCCAGATTGGAAGAGTCCTCGATGAATTGAAAAAATTGAATTTGGATGAAAATACGATAGTTGTATTATGGGGAGATCACGGATGGAACTTAGGAGACCACAAACTTTGGGCGAAGCACTCTACTTTTGAATCAGCACTTAGGACACCTCTTGTACTTAAAGTGCCGGGCAAGACTAAAGGTGAAAAAACGGAGGTAATCACGGAGTATATCGATGTCTATCCGACCTTGTGTGAGCTAATAGGGATAGATGTACCTGAAACAGTTGAAGGCATCAGTATGGCTGTAATCTTGGAAGGAAATCCTCCTGAAAAGAATTGGGGCATTGCTAAGTTTAAAGATGCTGTAACAATCATTAAAGGCGACCTTTTTTATACTGAGTGGACTGATGATAATGGTTTAGGCTATGAAAGAATGTTGTTTGATCATAGCAATGATCCTTTAGAACTGGATAATCTCGCCGAAAAGAAGGAATACGAAAACCTTGTTGACAGTCTGGCAATAGAGTTACGGAATAAATGGGGAAAGGATTTCCTTGTCAAGACGACCTATTAA
- a CDS encoding BNR-4 repeat-containing protein produces the protein MKRLLAIYLFLAVPVFAFSQNEGYTRSTISSKCWSVNPVIATSTQQNALAAYENFVYVVFYNADRKLCVSRNSNYGKGDQWVTIELAHSYEKRNGVFDNHNTPNIAISPKDNRIHLAFDMHARDLRYMISDENMATVSDEKFTAGGFNEVRNYLQSNRAAIHKVTYPRFVNGDNGELFFMYRERGSGNGDTWFARYNDDGFWPKGSIIIDGAKGSYMGDENRCAYFNDVQYQKSTLFLTWVWRESPNAYSNHDLMFAYSMDNGQSWMNSNGQSVPLPINLESEGVKVADIPMESGLSNHNGCAVDGQGNVHVVVRSGDNYVHYTGIHETGKYTWSSNTIGTFRGDRPKLYCDITTNTLYFMVNTPTHLRMFTASEGHKWKDWKERASIQGNFITSGNSIMCPRRKELMTMVVSKNNLLEIIMWPLD, from the coding sequence ATGAAAAGATTACTAGCTATTTACTTATTTCTTGCGGTACCTGTGTTTGCCTTTTCCCAAAATGAAGGGTACACAAGATCCACCATTTCCTCGAAGTGTTGGTCTGTCAATCCGGTGATAGCCACATCCACGCAGCAAAATGCCCTTGCTGCCTATGAAAACTTTGTCTATGTGGTTTTTTACAATGCAGACAGAAAATTATGTGTATCAAGAAATAGCAATTATGGCAAAGGAGATCAGTGGGTAACGATAGAATTGGCACATTCTTATGAAAAGCGAAATGGCGTTTTTGATAATCACAATACGCCCAATATAGCCATTTCCCCTAAGGATAATAGAATTCACCTGGCCTTTGATATGCATGCTCGGGACCTGAGGTATATGATTTCTGATGAAAATATGGCCACTGTCAGCGATGAAAAATTTACAGCAGGTGGCTTTAATGAAGTCCGAAATTACCTTCAGTCCAATCGGGCAGCAATCCATAAGGTGACTTATCCGAGGTTTGTGAATGGAGACAATGGCGAATTGTTTTTTATGTACCGGGAAAGGGGCAGTGGAAATGGTGATACCTGGTTTGCCAGGTACAATGATGATGGATTTTGGCCCAAGGGTTCTATTATTATTGATGGAGCGAAAGGATCATATATGGGCGATGAAAATCGCTGTGCTTATTTTAATGATGTTCAATATCAAAAGAGTACCTTGTTCCTAACTTGGGTATGGCGGGAATCACCCAATGCCTATTCAAATCACGACTTAATGTTTGCCTACTCCATGGATAATGGGCAAAGCTGGATGAACAGCAATGGACAATCAGTCCCCCTTCCTATAAACCTAGAAAGTGAGGGTGTCAAAGTGGCCGATATCCCTATGGAGTCTGGGCTTTCCAATCACAATGGATGCGCTGTGGATGGCCAGGGAAATGTACATGTTGTAGTGCGGAGCGGAGACAACTATGTGCATTATACGGGTATCCATGAGACGGGGAAATATACATGGTCCAGCAATACCATTGGAACTTTTAGAGGCGACCGTCCCAAGCTTTATTGTGATATAACTACCAACACATTGTATTTTATGGTCAACACGCCTACCCATCTTCGGATGTTTACGGCCTCAGAGGGTCATAAGTGGAAGGATTGGAAAGAACGTGCAAGCATTCAAGGCAATTTTATTACCTCGGGCAATAGTATCATGTGCCCTAGAAGAAAAGAACTTATGACTATGGTTGTTTCCAAAAATAATCTTCTTGAAATAATCATGTGGCCCCTAGATTAG
- a CDS encoding sulfatase, with protein MKNYQFRYANGIYKVLLGWLALFAFVNTSCQRSSTADTTIKVSHGSSPTKVYQQPNIIFYVADDQDIYDYGCYGNEKVHTPAVDQLAREGLLFENAFTGQAICAPSRSQLLTGKYPLKNGCFANHTPVKPDIESITQRMQALGYEVVLAGKSHIKPDQVFDWDIEWKGVYKEGVPREYIPLDSIENFFKKKRQKPFFLLIASYYPHAEYFKVENAQAEDIQFYPFNEHKKSDKSFVNKKAGYYRSIQEDNTQLEKVLQLVDKHLDKNTLFMYSADHGVSGKFTVKDIGLRVPLVARWPDVIEAGTASGQLVHYVDMLPTFLEIAGGESVGDLDGKSILPLLQGRDQEIHQYVYGVRTNQNILVSEVFPARMIRDKRYKYIRNFNSIDVVEQNLGDNPNVNFFIRRGAMAFKEEPFEVLYDLQSDPFEQNNLIEDVDYQGIKNRLCDELFKWMELQGDFLNEEIGNMPLITGEGNKGFKLDQNTRLRTIPDSMKNTLNEEDYLIIKHW; from the coding sequence ATGAAGAATTATCAGTTTAGGTATGCAAATGGTATATATAAGGTGCTATTGGGATGGTTAGCCCTATTTGCGTTTGTAAATACAAGCTGTCAACGATCAAGCACCGCTGATACTACTATTAAGGTATCACATGGGAGTAGTCCAACGAAAGTTTATCAACAACCTAATATCATTTTCTATGTTGCTGATGATCAGGATATTTATGATTATGGGTGCTATGGGAATGAAAAAGTCCATACACCTGCGGTAGACCAGCTTGCAAGAGAGGGGCTATTGTTTGAAAATGCCTTTACTGGTCAAGCTATTTGCGCGCCAAGTCGCTCCCAATTGCTTACGGGAAAATACCCCCTCAAAAATGGTTGTTTTGCAAACCATACTCCGGTAAAGCCTGATATTGAAAGTATCACCCAACGAATGCAGGCGCTAGGTTATGAGGTTGTGCTGGCAGGAAAAAGCCATATCAAGCCAGATCAGGTTTTTGACTGGGACATAGAATGGAAAGGGGTATATAAGGAAGGAGTCCCGAGAGAATATATTCCTTTGGATAGCATCGAAAACTTTTTCAAGAAGAAGAGGCAGAAGCCCTTTTTCTTACTTATCGCTTCTTACTATCCCCATGCAGAATATTTTAAAGTAGAAAATGCTCAGGCGGAAGATATTCAATTTTATCCTTTCAATGAGCATAAAAAATCAGACAAATCATTTGTCAATAAAAAGGCAGGCTATTATCGAAGTATTCAGGAAGACAATACACAACTGGAAAAAGTATTACAATTGGTAGATAAGCATTTAGATAAAAATACCCTGTTTATGTACAGTGCTGATCATGGAGTTTCCGGAAAGTTTACAGTAAAGGATATCGGGCTTCGTGTACCTCTTGTGGCCCGATGGCCAGACGTCATCGAGGCGGGAACCGCCTCTGGGCAATTGGTTCACTATGTTGATATGTTGCCCACTTTTCTAGAAATCGCTGGGGGCGAGTCAGTGGGGGATTTGGATGGTAAAAGTATTTTGCCCTTGCTACAGGGGAGGGATCAGGAAATTCACCAATATGTATATGGGGTCAGAACCAATCAAAATATCTTAGTATCAGAAGTATTTCCCGCAAGGATGATCCGAGATAAGCGATATAAATATATCAGGAATTTCAACTCCATTGATGTGGTGGAGCAAAACCTAGGGGACAACCCCAATGTTAATTTCTTTATTCGTAGAGGAGCGATGGCTTTTAAGGAGGAGCCTTTTGAGGTGCTATATGATCTTCAAAGTGACCCCTTTGAGCAAAACAATCTAATTGAAGATGTCGACTATCAGGGTATTAAAAATAGGTTATGTGATGAATTGTTTAAATGGATGGAATTGCAAGGCGATTTTCTGAATGAGGAAATAGGGAATATGCCTTTAATCACTGGGGAAGGGAATAAGGGATTTAAACTAGATCAAAATACCAGGTTAAGGACTATTCCTGATTCTATGAAGAATACGCTCAATGAGGAGGATTATTTGATCATTAAGCATTGGTAA
- a CDS encoding DUF5060 domain-containing protein has product MKPDLFLLIVTAVFMSCTKVPQISGELKVWHKVTLTFEGPESSETASPNPFTDYRLEVNFSQGEKSFVVPGYFAADGNAAFTSATEGNRWRVHFSPDAPGQWDYKVSFKEGNDVAVGGEEGESAGYMDGQTGSFEVVESDKTGRDLRAQGRLRYVGEHYLQFSQSGKYFVKNGVDAPENLLAYFEFDDTPNVGNRLKKWEDHDQDYNEDASPYLWGADRQKGKNIMGAINYLYQKGLNAFSFLTFNVDGDDRNVFPHLLNVSLEEYEKSAGERKKPSEWENHIIHDRFDVSKMDQWEQLFSYGEMKGMYLHFKTQENENDQKMDGGDLGRERKLYYRELIARYSHHLALNWNLGEENTNTLQQLNDFARYFAEKDPYKNISVVHTFPNEHEKYYQPLVDSMTAVKGFSVQTNKPDFSRVHRVTNKWVKASAVSGRKLVVAVDEPGDAGHSLLPDNEDPDHDTARINALWGTLMAGGSGVEWYFGYKHAHSDLTCESWRSRDLFWDQCHVAHSFFTDHDLPLSQMMNINELTSNPEDYVLAKRGEVYLVYLKEKGAVQLELPDVGYKAIWLNPKNGEQVEVDGETTTEAVNLETPFDKDALLYLYK; this is encoded by the coding sequence ATGAAGCCTGATTTATTTCTATTAATAGTAACGGCGGTTTTTATGTCTTGCACCAAAGTTCCTCAGATAAGTGGGGAATTAAAAGTTTGGCATAAGGTAACGCTGACTTTTGAAGGGCCAGAGAGCAGCGAAACGGCCTCTCCCAATCCATTTACCGATTATCGATTAGAGGTGAACTTTTCACAAGGCGAAAAATCATTTGTTGTACCAGGGTATTTCGCCGCCGATGGAAATGCTGCCTTTACCTCTGCTACAGAAGGTAACAGGTGGAGGGTCCACTTTTCGCCAGATGCCCCTGGGCAATGGGATTATAAAGTATCCTTTAAGGAAGGAAATGACGTCGCTGTAGGTGGGGAAGAAGGAGAAAGTGCTGGATATATGGATGGTCAAACCGGGTCTTTTGAGGTAGTCGAATCGGATAAGACCGGGAGAGATCTTCGTGCACAGGGTCGGCTGAGGTATGTGGGAGAACATTACCTTCAATTTAGCCAGTCGGGAAAATATTTTGTGAAAAATGGGGTAGATGCTCCTGAAAACCTGCTGGCCTATTTTGAGTTTGATGACACTCCCAATGTAGGAAATCGGCTTAAAAAATGGGAAGACCATGACCAGGATTATAATGAAGATGCAAGTCCTTATTTATGGGGGGCAGACAGGCAAAAAGGTAAAAATATTATGGGTGCAATCAACTATTTGTACCAGAAGGGATTGAATGCTTTTTCATTTTTAACCTTTAATGTTGATGGTGATGACCGCAACGTTTTTCCTCATTTACTTAACGTGAGCCTGGAGGAATATGAAAAATCCGCGGGTGAAAGAAAAAAGCCAAGCGAATGGGAAAATCATATCATTCATGACCGCTTTGATGTATCCAAAATGGATCAATGGGAACAACTCTTTTCTTATGGAGAAATGAAGGGGATGTATTTACATTTCAAGACCCAGGAGAATGAAAATGATCAAAAGATGGATGGTGGTGATTTGGGCCGTGAACGAAAACTTTATTACCGTGAACTGATAGCCAGATATTCACACCATTTGGCACTAAACTGGAATTTGGGGGAAGAAAATACCAATACACTACAACAGCTCAATGATTTTGCAAGGTATTTTGCCGAAAAAGATCCCTACAAAAATATCTCAGTAGTACATACTTTTCCCAATGAGCACGAGAAATATTATCAACCACTTGTAGATAGCATGACAGCTGTCAAGGGATTTTCGGTGCAAACTAATAAACCTGATTTTAGTCGAGTACATCGCGTTACCAACAAGTGGGTAAAAGCTTCAGCTGTCTCAGGACGAAAGCTGGTAGTAGCTGTGGATGAACCTGGGGATGCAGGACACTCATTGCTTCCGGATAACGAGGATCCCGACCATGATACCGCTAGGATAAATGCGCTGTGGGGAACCTTAATGGCTGGAGGTAGCGGTGTGGAATGGTATTTTGGTTATAAACATGCACATTCCGATTTGACCTGCGAATCCTGGAGAAGCCGGGATCTTTTCTGGGACCAATGCCATGTGGCCCATAGTTTCTTTACTGATCATGATCTTCCTCTCAGTCAAATGATGAATATAAATGAATTGACTTCGAATCCGGAGGATTATGTTTTGGCCAAAAGGGGAGAGGTCTACCTGGTTTATTTGAAAGAAAAAGGCGCTGTTCAATTAGAACTTCCGGATGTAGGATATAAGGCCATTTGGCTAAACCCTAAAAATGGTGAGCAGGTTGAAGTTGATGGAGAGACCACCACAGAGGCAGTGAATTTGGAAACCCCCTTTGATAAAGATGCCTTATTGTATTTGTACAAATGA